The Nocardioides salarius genome includes a region encoding these proteins:
- a CDS encoding enoyl-CoA hydratase family protein encodes MSHENTPDEPLVRYEVADGVATVTLDSPHNRNALSRRLVTELLAALERAAADEAARVVLLAATGKVFCSGADLSEAAGGSMEEGALTIVAIQRAVAAHPKPVVTRLQGPVRAGGIGLVAASDVVVSAEGATFALTEVKLGLAPAAISLTVLPRMTSRAASLAALGGEVFDAAAALEHGLVTRVVPAEGLDAAVEEVCASLASGSPQGLRETKALLNRDLLARIDERGPELAALSARLFGSEEAKAAMTAFLARGRG; translated from the coding sequence ATGTCGCACGAGAACACCCCTGACGAGCCCCTGGTCCGCTACGAGGTGGCCGACGGCGTCGCCACCGTCACCCTGGACTCCCCGCACAACCGCAACGCGCTCTCGCGGCGCCTGGTCACCGAGCTGTTGGCGGCGCTCGAGCGCGCCGCCGCCGACGAGGCGGCCCGGGTCGTGCTGCTCGCTGCGACCGGCAAGGTCTTCTGCTCGGGCGCTGACCTCTCGGAGGCCGCGGGCGGCTCGATGGAGGAGGGCGCCCTCACGATCGTCGCGATCCAGCGCGCCGTGGCCGCGCACCCGAAGCCGGTCGTGACCCGCCTGCAGGGCCCGGTGCGCGCCGGCGGCATCGGCCTGGTCGCGGCCAGCGACGTCGTGGTCAGCGCCGAGGGTGCGACCTTCGCCCTGACCGAGGTCAAGCTCGGGCTGGCCCCCGCCGCGATCTCGCTGACCGTGCTGCCCCGGATGACCAGCCGGGCTGCCTCGCTGGCCGCGCTGGGCGGTGAGGTCTTCGACGCCGCGGCGGCGCTCGAGCACGGCCTGGTGACCCGGGTGGTGCCCGCCGAGGGTCTCGACGCGGCCGTCGAGGAGGTCTGCGCCTCGTTGGCGAGCGGCTCGCCGCAGGGCCTGCGCGAGACCAAGGCGCTGCTCAACCGCGACCTGCTGGCCCGCATCGACGAGCGCGGTCCCGAGCTGGCCGCCCTCTCGGCGCGCCTCTTCGGCTCCGAGGAGGCCAAGGCGGCGATGACCGCCTTCCTGGCCCGTGGCCGGGGCTGA
- a CDS encoding anti-sigma factor, whose amino-acid sequence MNDVHALSGAYAVDALDDIERMHFERHLAECAECRHEVDSLREASGVLSEVAPVAPPAALRERLLADVATVRPLPPLVQEVRRTRRFPVLVAAAAAVVALLGVGGVVAVTQPWEDSSVQEAGEVVATPKAVTQVLQAEDAETVTRTFDDGAKATVTRSVSLGQAVIVTEDMADPGEGLVYELWLQRDGRMKAAGFMPKGPDNVVLLSGDAATAEAVGITVEPEGGSTTPNFESAIVIDFAKA is encoded by the coding sequence GTGAACGACGTCCACGCGCTCTCCGGCGCCTACGCCGTCGACGCCCTCGACGACATCGAGCGGATGCACTTCGAGCGGCACCTCGCCGAGTGCGCCGAGTGCCGCCACGAGGTCGACTCGCTGCGCGAGGCCTCCGGCGTCCTGTCCGAGGTCGCCCCGGTCGCCCCGCCGGCGGCGCTGCGCGAGCGGCTGCTCGCCGACGTCGCCACCGTGCGTCCCCTGCCCCCGCTGGTGCAGGAGGTCCGCCGGACCCGTCGATTTCCGGTTCTGGTCGCCGCCGCAGCTGCAGTGGTAGCACTCCTCGGCGTCGGCGGCGTCGTCGCCGTCACCCAGCCGTGGGAGGACTCCTCGGTGCAGGAGGCCGGCGAGGTCGTGGCGACCCCCAAGGCGGTCACCCAGGTCCTCCAGGCCGAGGACGCCGAGACCGTCACCCGCACCTTCGACGACGGCGCCAAGGCCACCGTGACCCGATCGGTCTCGCTGGGCCAGGCCGTCATCGTCACCGAGGACATGGCCGACCCCGGCGAGGGCCTGGTCTACGAGCTGTGGCTCCAGCGCGACGGCCGGATGAAGGCCGCCGGGTTCATGCCCAAGGGTCCCGACAACGTCGTGCTGCTCTCCGGCGACGCCGCCACCGCCGAGGCGGTCGGCATCACCGTCGAGCCGGAGGGCGGGTCCACCACCCCGAACTTCGAGTCGGCCATCGTCATCGACTTCGCGAAGGCCTGA
- a CDS encoding fasciclin domain-containing protein, which translates to MKNTTFKRTGALAATALTLSLGLAACGDDADETSTASEDTSSETTDEPTEEETAEASAGDQTFGDACSAVPQDGAGSFDGMVQDPVATAASNNPLLGTLVTAVGEADLVDTLNGAEALTVFAPTDDAFTAIPEKDLNAVLADKETLTAILTHHVIGEQLDPEAVVGEQDTLNGDTLTIEGDTDGMTVQNGDTPANVLCGNIPTANATVYVVDAVLMP; encoded by the coding sequence ATGAAGAACACCACCTTCAAGCGCACCGGCGCCCTGGCCGCCACGGCCCTCACCCTCTCCCTCGGCCTCGCCGCCTGTGGCGACGACGCCGACGAGACCAGCACCGCGTCCGAGGACACCAGCTCCGAGACCACCGACGAGCCCACCGAGGAGGAGACCGCCGAGGCCTCCGCCGGCGACCAGACCTTCGGTGACGCCTGCTCGGCCGTGCCGCAGGACGGTGCCGGCTCCTTCGACGGCATGGTCCAGGACCCGGTCGCCACCGCCGCCAGCAACAACCCGCTGCTCGGCACCCTGGTGACCGCGGTGGGCGAGGCCGACCTCGTCGACACCCTCAACGGTGCCGAGGCCCTGACGGTCTTCGCTCCCACCGACGACGCGTTCACGGCCATCCCGGAGAAGGACCTCAACGCGGTCCTCGCCGACAAGGAGACCCTCACCGCGATCCTCACCCACCACGTCATCGGCGAGCAGCTCGACCCCGAGGCCGTCGTGGGCGAGCAGGACACGCTCAACGGCGACACCCTCACCATCGAGGGCGACACCGACGGCATGACCGTCCAGAACGGCGACACCCCGGCGAACGTGCTGTGCGGCAACATCCCCACCGCCAACGCCACCGTGTACGTCGTCGACGCCGTGCTGATGCCCTGA
- a CDS encoding SAM-dependent methyltransferase, with protein sequence MNGVAQRLALALEPFLRGPLPVRLVAWDGSATGPADGSVPTVELRSPDAVRRLLWHPGELGAAQAYVTGELDVPEVDGWDLDSALTHSFAVARERGLSGVRPSPRALVEAVRTAAGLGVLGRPPANPASQARVRGRLHSKVRDRSAISFHYDLSNEFYSLILEPQMAYSCGYHSSPEQSLEDAQRAKLDLVCTKLGLEPGMRFLDVGCGWGSLSLHAAEHFGAQVTGVTIAAEQKKFIDARIAERGLGDRVEIRLQDYRDAVPAPGQEYDAVGSLEMGEHVGQGNYPTYAKVLHDAVRPGGRVLVQQMSRAGRWPGGGPFIESFIAPDMHMRPVGETVGLLEAGGLEVRDVHALREHYVLTVAGWLERFESNVEVLTKLVGEEVVRVWRLYLVGGAMAFRDGRMGVDQVLMVRPGGTHTLPSVRDW encoded by the coding sequence GTGAACGGCGTCGCGCAGCGGCTGGCCCTCGCGCTCGAGCCGTTCCTGCGCGGGCCGCTCCCGGTGCGCCTGGTGGCCTGGGACGGCTCCGCGACCGGCCCGGCCGACGGCTCGGTGCCGACCGTCGAGCTGCGCAGCCCCGACGCCGTACGCCGCCTGCTGTGGCACCCGGGCGAGCTCGGGGCCGCCCAGGCCTACGTCACCGGTGAGCTCGACGTGCCCGAGGTCGACGGCTGGGACCTCGACTCGGCGCTGACCCACTCCTTCGCGGTCGCCCGCGAGCGCGGCCTCTCCGGCGTGCGCCCCTCCCCGCGCGCCCTGGTCGAGGCCGTGCGCACCGCCGCCGGCCTGGGCGTCCTGGGCCGCCCGCCCGCCAACCCGGCCTCGCAGGCGCGGGTCCGCGGCCGGCTGCACTCCAAGGTGCGCGACCGCTCGGCGATCTCGTTCCACTACGACCTGTCCAACGAGTTCTACTCGTTGATCCTCGAGCCGCAGATGGCCTACTCCTGCGGCTACCACTCCTCCCCCGAGCAGTCCCTCGAGGACGCGCAGCGCGCCAAGCTCGACCTGGTGTGCACCAAGCTCGGCCTCGAGCCCGGCATGCGCTTCCTCGACGTGGGCTGCGGGTGGGGCTCGCTGTCGCTGCACGCCGCCGAGCACTTCGGCGCGCAGGTGACCGGCGTGACCATCGCCGCGGAGCAGAAGAAGTTCATCGACGCCCGGATCGCCGAGCGCGGCCTGGGCGACCGGGTCGAGATCCGGCTGCAGGACTACCGCGACGCGGTGCCGGCCCCGGGCCAGGAGTACGACGCGGTCGGCTCCCTGGAGATGGGCGAGCACGTCGGCCAGGGCAACTACCCGACGTACGCGAAGGTGCTGCACGACGCGGTCCGCCCCGGTGGGCGGGTGCTCGTGCAGCAGATGTCGCGCGCGGGCAGGTGGCCCGGCGGCGGACCGTTCATCGAGAGCTTCATCGCCCCCGACATGCACATGCGCCCCGTCGGCGAGACCGTCGGCCTCCTCGAGGCCGGTGGCCTCGAGGTGCGCGACGTGCACGCGCTGCGTGAGCACTACGTGCTCACGGTGGCGGGGTGGCTCGAGCGCTTCGAGTCCAACGTCGAGGTGCTCACCAAGCTCGTGGGCGAGGAGGTCGTGCGCGTGTGGCGGCTCTACCTCGTCGGCGGCGCGATGGCCTTCCGCGACGGCCGGATGGGCGTCGACCAGGTCCTGATGGTGCGCCCGGGCGGCACGCACACCCTGCCGTCTGTACGAGACTGGTGA
- the sigK gene encoding ECF RNA polymerase sigma factor SigK: protein MTEPRLTVAGDPEGSPAGGAAPPDLADLLRSSAKGDQQAFAQLYDAVASRAFGLVLRVVRDPAQSEEVLQEAMLDVWRQSARFDPDRGSPLSWLLTIVHRKAVDRVRSAEASTRRDTTYHQHNQPVEHDSTAEAAHASMEARRVREALTTLTPVQREALELAYFGGYTHTEVASMLDLPVGTAKTRIRDGLIRLRDTMGVGQ, encoded by the coding sequence GTGACTGAGCCAAGGCTGACCGTCGCCGGGGACCCCGAGGGGTCCCCGGCCGGCGGGGCCGCGCCCCCGGACCTCGCAGATCTCCTCCGTTCCTCCGCCAAGGGGGACCAGCAGGCGTTCGCGCAGCTCTACGACGCGGTCGCCTCCCGGGCCTTCGGCCTGGTGCTCCGGGTCGTGCGCGACCCGGCCCAGAGCGAGGAGGTCCTCCAGGAGGCCATGCTCGACGTCTGGCGCCAGTCGGCCAGGTTCGACCCCGACCGCGGGAGCCCGCTGTCGTGGTTGCTCACGATCGTGCACCGCAAGGCCGTCGACCGGGTCCGCTCGGCCGAGGCGTCCACGCGGCGCGACACCACGTACCACCAGCACAACCAGCCGGTCGAGCACGACTCGACCGCCGAGGCGGCCCACGCCTCGATGGAGGCCCGCCGGGTCCGCGAGGCCCTCACGACGCTCACCCCGGTGCAGCGCGAGGCCCTCGAGCTGGCCTACTTCGGCGGCTACACGCACACCGAGGTGGCCAGCATGCTCGACCTTCCGGTCGGCACAGCCAAGACACGAATACGCGACGGACTGATCCGCTTGCGAGACACGATGGGAGTAGGCCAGTGA
- a CDS encoding class I SAM-dependent methyltransferase, with the protein MTMTPSRPTSPPHAERWPGLDVVPSGPRARVSAAIAQRLFVAAVSRLDVTVHLDLPEGRRTIGRGGPEMTVHRPDELWARVGRHQLIGFGEAYLTGAWDAPDLGGFLTVLAAEIQHLVPQNLQKARALVVKRPPSWMRSSKSNSQRNIAHHYDLSNDLFELFLDPTMSYSSALFETSPAAARAEDLEAGQANKIERLLDRAEVGAGSRVLEIGSGWGELAIRAARRGASVRTITLSVEQQHLAQARIEAAGLGHLVDVEICDYRDVTGEYDAVVSVEMIEAVGHDYWAEYFRTIDKVLAPGGVVAIQAITMPHDRMLATRNTYTWIHKYIFPGGLLPSVSVIEQITHEQTSLRLVERQAFGQHYAATLRLWDDAFLGSPDEVAALGFDEVFVRMWHFYLEYSRAGFASGYIDVNQLVLSRPEDS; encoded by the coding sequence ATGACCATGACCCCGTCCCGACCCACCAGCCCGCCGCATGCGGAGCGCTGGCCCGGCCTCGACGTCGTCCCCTCCGGACCCCGCGCCCGCGTCTCCGCGGCCATCGCCCAGCGGCTCTTCGTCGCCGCGGTGAGCCGCCTCGACGTGACCGTGCACCTCGACCTCCCCGAGGGCCGGCGCACCATCGGCCGCGGCGGCCCCGAGATGACCGTGCACCGCCCCGACGAGCTGTGGGCGCGCGTAGGCCGCCACCAGCTCATCGGCTTCGGCGAGGCCTACCTCACCGGCGCCTGGGACGCACCCGACCTGGGTGGCTTCCTGACGGTGCTGGCCGCCGAGATCCAGCACCTGGTGCCGCAGAACCTGCAGAAGGCCCGAGCCCTGGTCGTCAAGCGGCCACCGAGCTGGATGCGCTCGAGCAAGTCGAACAGCCAGCGCAACATCGCGCACCACTACGATCTGTCCAACGACCTGTTCGAGCTGTTCCTCGACCCGACGATGAGCTACTCCTCGGCGCTCTTCGAGACCAGCCCCGCCGCCGCGCGGGCCGAGGACCTCGAGGCCGGGCAGGCCAACAAGATCGAGCGGCTGCTCGACCGCGCCGAGGTCGGCGCGGGATCACGGGTCCTCGAGATCGGCTCCGGCTGGGGCGAGCTCGCGATCCGCGCCGCGCGCCGCGGCGCCTCGGTGCGCACCATCACGCTCTCGGTCGAGCAGCAGCACCTGGCCCAGGCCCGCATCGAGGCCGCCGGCCTGGGCCACCTGGTCGACGTGGAGATCTGCGACTACCGCGACGTCACCGGCGAGTACGACGCCGTGGTCTCGGTGGAGATGATCGAGGCGGTGGGCCACGACTACTGGGCCGAGTACTTCCGCACCATCGACAAGGTCCTGGCGCCGGGCGGGGTGGTGGCGATCCAGGCGATCACGATGCCGCACGACCGGATGCTGGCCACCCGCAACACCTACACCTGGATCCACAAGTACATCTTCCCCGGCGGGCTGCTGCCCTCGGTGTCGGTGATCGAGCAGATCACCCACGAGCAGACCTCGCTGCGCCTGGTCGAGCGCCAGGCCTTCGGCCAGCACTACGCCGCCACCCTGCGGCTGTGGGACGACGCCTTCCTCGGCTCGCCCGACGAGGTCGCCGCCCTCGGCTTCGACGAGGTGTTCGTGCGGATGTGGCACTTCTACCTCGAGTACTCCCGTGCCGGCTTCGCCTCGGGCTACATCGACGTCAACCAGCTGGTCCTGTCGCGTCCGGAGGACTCGTGA
- a CDS encoding DUF1295 domain-containing protein, with the protein MDTATALTVSLLAGLACVVVVMTATALRARRLGVVAVVDVAWGLGFVVVALVTALVGLGADGADWHRWLVLAMVAAWGGRLAWHVRSRALGAHGGEEDPRYREMLGGSLQEVGIGTAVRRVFLVQGVAQWFVSVPVAVGAVLALEHAWVLVLGVVVWGVGLVFEAVGDRQLNDYMSRPRDERPPVMDQGLWGWTRHPNYFGDACVWWGLWLAAAASTGWVAALATVLCPVAMTLFLRNVTGAKLLEKKMSQRDGWDEYAARVPMFFPRPPR; encoded by the coding sequence ATGGACACCGCGACTGCCCTGACCGTCTCGCTGCTGGCCGGGCTGGCCTGCGTCGTGGTGGTGATGACCGCGACGGCGCTGCGGGCCCGCCGGCTCGGGGTGGTCGCGGTCGTCGACGTCGCGTGGGGCCTCGGCTTCGTGGTGGTCGCCCTGGTGACCGCGCTGGTCGGTCTGGGCGCCGACGGGGCCGACTGGCACCGCTGGCTGGTGCTGGCGATGGTCGCGGCGTGGGGCGGCCGGCTCGCCTGGCACGTGCGCAGCCGCGCGCTCGGCGCCCACGGCGGCGAGGAGGACCCCCGCTACCGGGAGATGCTCGGCGGCTCGCTGCAGGAGGTCGGGATCGGCACCGCGGTGCGCCGGGTCTTCCTGGTGCAGGGCGTGGCCCAGTGGTTCGTCTCGGTGCCGGTCGCGGTCGGCGCGGTGCTGGCGCTCGAGCACGCGTGGGTGCTGGTGCTCGGTGTCGTGGTCTGGGGCGTCGGGCTGGTCTTCGAGGCGGTGGGCGACCGCCAGCTGAACGACTACATGTCGCGCCCGCGAGACGAGCGCCCGCCGGTGATGGACCAGGGCCTGTGGGGCTGGACCCGCCACCCGAACTACTTCGGCGACGCCTGCGTGTGGTGGGGCCTGTGGCTCGCCGCGGCCGCCTCGACCGGCTGGGTCGCCGCCCTGGCCACCGTGCTGTGCCCGGTCGCGATGACGCTCTTCCTGCGCAACGTCACCGGCGCCAAGCTGCTGGAGAAGAAGATGAGCCAGCGCGACGGGTGGGACGAGTACGCCGCCCGCGTGCCGATGTTCTTCCCCCGCCCCCCGCGCTGA
- a CDS encoding FAD-dependent oxidoreductase: MAGPTPAAPRRVAVVGSGVAGLTAAYVASRTAHVTLYEADDRLGGHADTHRVPETRPDGSQHELGIDTGFIVHNRRTYPTLLRLFAELGVPTQQSEMSMSIRDDDSDLEWAGALGRRGVVPSRGHLARPAYLRMLTEIPRFHRRARALLAATDERGRSDERTLREFLADGGFSDFFVRHFMEPMVAAVWSCDPEVSLEYPARYLFSFLQHHGMLSIFGSPTWRTVTGGSHTYVQRVGAALQDVRLGTKVTSVLETPGGVEVTDGNGATASYDAVVLATHPSQTLAMLAEPTPLHRELLGAMPYSPNTALLHTDTSVLPRLHGTWASWNFLRPSDAQERPDGVEGVVVTYDLTRLQRLDTDTHYLVTLGGEHLVDPATVIDRMEYEHPLYTPASVAAQARLGELDTDRVALAGAYHGWGFHEDGARSGLRAVERLGLTWPEQATAADVEAGVIYETTIRHQRRTPFRRAFTHHSHTWLVDLDDLPDHKSTSWLRGSFEARDHLGSPDRSIRENVEHFLDLQGVTLRRDTRVLMAAQPRAFGYCFNPITVFWALAPDGGVEACVVEVHNTYGDRHAYLVQPDEQGRARTGKAMYVSPFHGTDGHYELAVPVPGESLDIAVTLHSDGDARFSASLTGKRSTSSALRAAPAALRGSALIRLHGVWLWLRRLPIRQRPAHHQEGVSR; encoded by the coding sequence GTGGCCGGTCCCACCCCGGCTGCGCCCCGACGGGTCGCGGTGGTCGGCTCCGGCGTGGCCGGGCTGACCGCGGCGTACGTCGCCTCGCGCACCGCCCACGTCACGCTCTACGAGGCCGACGACCGGCTCGGCGGGCACGCCGACACCCACCGGGTGCCCGAGACCCGGCCCGACGGCAGCCAGCACGAGCTGGGCATCGACACCGGCTTCATCGTGCACAACCGCCGCACCTACCCCACGCTGCTGCGTCTCTTCGCCGAGCTCGGCGTGCCCACCCAGCAGTCCGAGATGTCGATGTCGATCCGCGACGACGACTCCGACCTCGAGTGGGCCGGCGCCCTCGGGCGCCGCGGGGTGGTCCCCTCGCGGGGCCACCTGGCGCGCCCGGCGTACCTGCGGATGCTCACCGAGATCCCCCGTTTCCACCGCCGGGCCCGCGCCCTGCTCGCGGCCACCGACGAGCGGGGGCGCAGCGACGAGCGGACGCTGCGCGAGTTCCTCGCCGACGGCGGCTTCAGCGACTTCTTCGTGCGCCACTTCATGGAGCCGATGGTCGCCGCGGTCTGGTCGTGCGACCCGGAGGTCTCGCTCGAGTACCCCGCGCGCTACCTCTTCAGCTTCCTGCAGCACCACGGGATGCTGAGCATCTTCGGCTCGCCGACCTGGCGCACCGTCACCGGCGGCTCGCACACCTACGTGCAGCGGGTCGGGGCGGCGCTCCAGGACGTGCGGCTCGGCACCAAGGTCACCTCGGTCCTCGAGACGCCCGGTGGCGTCGAGGTCACCGACGGCAACGGTGCCACCGCGTCGTACGACGCCGTGGTGCTGGCCACGCACCCCTCGCAGACCCTGGCGATGCTGGCCGAGCCGACGCCGCTGCACCGCGAGCTGCTCGGCGCGATGCCCTACTCGCCCAACACCGCGCTCCTGCACACCGACACCTCGGTGCTGCCGCGGCTGCACGGCACCTGGGCGTCGTGGAACTTCCTGCGCCCCTCCGACGCGCAGGAGCGCCCCGACGGTGTCGAGGGCGTCGTGGTCACCTACGACCTGACCCGCCTGCAGCGCCTCGACACCGACACCCACTACCTGGTCACCCTCGGCGGCGAGCACCTCGTCGACCCGGCCACGGTGATCGACCGGATGGAGTACGAGCACCCGCTCTACACCCCCGCCTCGGTCGCCGCCCAGGCCCGCCTCGGCGAGCTCGACACCGACCGGGTCGCGCTGGCCGGCGCCTACCACGGGTGGGGCTTCCACGAGGACGGCGCACGGTCGGGGCTGCGGGCCGTCGAACGACTGGGCCTGACCTGGCCCGAGCAGGCGACCGCGGCCGACGTCGAGGCCGGCGTCATCTACGAGACCACCATCCGCCACCAGCGCCGCACGCCGTTCAGGCGCGCGTTCACGCACCACTCGCACACCTGGCTGGTCGACCTCGACGACCTGCCCGACCACAAGTCCACGTCGTGGCTGCGCGGCTCCTTCGAGGCCCGCGACCACCTGGGCTCCCCCGACCGCAGCATCCGCGAGAACGTCGAGCACTTCCTCGACCTGCAGGGCGTCACGCTGCGCCGCGACACCCGGGTGCTGATGGCCGCGCAGCCGCGGGCGTTCGGCTACTGCTTCAACCCGATCACCGTCTTCTGGGCGCTCGCGCCCGACGGCGGGGTCGAGGCCTGCGTCGTCGAGGTGCACAACACCTACGGCGACCGGCACGCCTACCTCGTCCAGCCCGACGAGCAGGGCCGCGCCCGCACCGGCAAGGCCATGTACGTCTCGCCGTTCCACGGCACCGACGGCCACTACGAGCTGGCGGTGCCGGTGCCCGGCGAGAGCCTCGACATCGCCGTGACCCTGCACTCCGACGGCGACGCACGGTTCAGCGCGTCGCTGACGGGGAAGCGGAGCACCAGCAGCGCCCTGCGCGCCGCACCCGCCGCCCTGCGAGGATCCGCGCTGATCCGGCTGCACGGGGTGTGGCTGTGGCTGCGCCGACTCCCGATCCGACAGCGACCCGCGCACCACCAGGAAGGCGTCTCGCGATGA
- a CDS encoding molybdopterin-dependent oxidoreductase, whose amino-acid sequence MATSTSDRTPDPGASPRPPRSERIAGTALWAGLGVVSTLLGMAAAHLVAAVTTPSSSPVLAVGSQVIDLTPTPLKEWAIRQFGAADKIILVGSVVLVVLVLAGVAGVLARRRLALGAGLLVALVALAAAAAVVQGSVTELLPSLVAAVTGVASLWWLHAKASATSAAEPGQPRQPREAGTGASRRGVLVAAGALAAAAAVLGGAGRFITGLRSGNVDIALPDPASPADPFPQGLEGQVEGITPLRIDNADFYRVDTRLDTPVIDQDSWTLTIDGDVEREITLTFDDLLEMDLIERDITMTCVSNSVGGEFVGGARWLGVRLTDLLDMAGVGDTADQIYSTDFDGMTISTPLDLATDGRDAMIAIGMNGEALPRAHGFPARMIVPGLYGFISATKWITRITLTTYAEKSAYWTDRDWATDAPIKVSTRIDTPNALEELPVGENVIGGVAWAQQKGGVDKVQVRIDGGAWQDAEMGPSVNNDYWRQWFYRWDASEGGHTVAARAISGDGTTQTPARAMPFPEGASGIQELRVTVT is encoded by the coding sequence ATGGCCACCTCCACGTCCGACCGCACCCCCGACCCCGGCGCCTCGCCCCGACCGCCGCGATCAGAGCGGATCGCCGGCACCGCCCTGTGGGCCGGCCTGGGCGTCGTCTCCACCCTGCTGGGCATGGCCGCGGCCCACCTCGTCGCCGCCGTGACCACTCCCTCGTCGTCGCCGGTGCTGGCCGTCGGCTCGCAGGTCATCGACCTGACCCCCACCCCGCTGAAGGAGTGGGCGATCCGCCAGTTCGGCGCCGCCGACAAGATCATCCTGGTCGGCTCCGTCGTGCTGGTCGTGCTCGTCCTGGCCGGGGTGGCGGGCGTGCTGGCCCGCCGGCGCCTGGCGCTGGGCGCCGGCCTGCTGGTCGCCCTGGTCGCCCTGGCCGCGGCCGCCGCCGTCGTGCAGGGCAGCGTCACCGAGCTGCTGCCCAGCCTGGTCGCCGCCGTCACCGGCGTCGCGTCGCTGTGGTGGTTGCACGCCAAGGCGTCCGCCACCAGCGCGGCCGAGCCCGGCCAGCCCCGCCAGCCCCGCGAGGCGGGCACCGGCGCGAGCCGCCGGGGCGTCCTGGTCGCCGCGGGCGCCCTCGCCGCCGCGGCCGCCGTGCTGGGCGGAGCGGGTCGCTTCATCACCGGCCTGCGCAGCGGCAACGTCGACATCGCCCTGCCCGACCCGGCCTCGCCGGCCGACCCCTTCCCCCAGGGCCTCGAGGGCCAGGTGGAGGGCATCACCCCGCTGCGCATCGACAACGCCGACTTCTACCGCGTCGACACCCGCCTCGACACCCCCGTGATCGACCAGGACAGCTGGACGCTGACCATCGACGGCGACGTCGAGCGCGAGATCACGCTGACCTTCGACGACCTGCTCGAGATGGACCTGATCGAGCGCGACATCACCATGACGTGCGTCTCCAACAGCGTCGGCGGCGAGTTCGTCGGTGGTGCGCGCTGGCTCGGGGTGCGCCTGACCGACCTGCTCGACATGGCCGGCGTCGGCGACACCGCCGACCAGATCTACTCCACCGACTTCGACGGGATGACCATCAGCACCCCGCTCGACCTGGCCACCGACGGGCGCGACGCCATGATCGCGATCGGGATGAACGGCGAGGCGCTGCCGCGCGCCCACGGGTTCCCGGCCCGGATGATCGTGCCGGGCCTCTACGGCTTCATCAGCGCCACCAAGTGGATCACCCGCATCACCTTGACGACCTACGCCGAGAAGTCGGCGTACTGGACCGACCGCGACTGGGCCACCGACGCCCCGATCAAGGTCTCGACCCGCATCGACACCCCCAACGCGCTCGAGGAGCTGCCGGTGGGCGAGAACGTCATCGGCGGTGTGGCCTGGGCCCAGCAGAAGGGCGGCGTCGACAAGGTGCAGGTGCGCATCGACGGCGGCGCCTGGCAGGACGCCGAGATGGGTCCGTCGGTCAACAACGACTACTGGCGCCAGTGGTTCTACCGCTGGGACGCCAGCGAGGGCGGCCACACCGTCGCCGCGCGCGCCATCAGCGGCGACGGCACCACCCAGACCCCCGCTCGCGCCATGCCCTTCCCGGAGGGCGCGAGCGGCATCCAGGAGCTGCGCGTCACCGTCACGTGA
- a CDS encoding protein-L-isoaspartate O-methyltransferase family protein: MPSTSDQVAEAMRVVARGDYLPPGQRDRAGDDAPVQIGHGQTNSQPRTVADMLRLLDPRPGDRVLDVGCGSGWTTALLSWLVGPSGTVLGVELEPALVEMARGNLVARQVPRVRVEQADPDRLGRPAEAPYDAILVSAEARELPQPLLDQLADPGRMVVPVAGEMVLVERRDGRDHLTRHGRYRFVPLR, encoded by the coding sequence ATGCCGTCGACGTCCGACCAGGTGGCAGAGGCGATGCGGGTCGTGGCCCGCGGCGACTACCTGCCGCCGGGCCAGCGCGACCGCGCCGGGGACGACGCCCCGGTGCAGATCGGCCACGGCCAGACCAACAGCCAGCCCCGCACGGTCGCCGACATGCTGCGCCTGCTCGACCCGCGCCCGGGCGACCGGGTGCTCGACGTGGGCTGCGGCTCGGGCTGGACCACCGCGCTGCTGTCGTGGCTGGTGGGCCCGTCGGGGACCGTGCTCGGTGTCGAGCTCGAGCCCGCCCTGGTCGAGATGGCCCGGGGCAACCTCGTGGCGCGGCAGGTGCCGCGGGTGCGGGTCGAGCAGGCCGACCCCGACCGGCTCGGCCGGCCCGCGGAGGCGCCGTACGACGCGATCCTGGTCTCGGCCGAGGCTCGCGAGCTGCCGCAGCCGCTGCTCGACCAGCTCGCCGACCCGGGCCGGATGGTGGTGCCGGTCGCGGGCGAGATGGTGCTCGTCGAGCGTCGGGACGGCCGCGACCACCTCACCCGGCACGGCCGCTACCGGTTCGTGCCCCTGAGGTAG